Proteins from a genomic interval of Prionailurus viverrinus isolate Anna chromosome F2, UM_Priviv_1.0, whole genome shotgun sequence:
- the CF2H8orf90 gene encoding uncharacterized protein C8orf90 homolog, whose translation MASPHSGDPSPAGLAPPPVAPPGPAAAPEPPFPDIYGGDAQLWAAHFRGIGRAYRALGKEDDFAIRVLTEDFTLPFPFAWPPGPDPARGPLFYDPHDRAGFDFLLRGPGAPPPALLRPLHATAQAAVRKRRLERLALSYASAGAPGPGLMLLPPGPGAAFPGPAGPEPGTPGTPGGAPRLG comes from the exons ATGGCTTCCCCTCATTCCGGGGACCCCAGCCCGGCTGGCCTGGCCCCTCCTCCTGTAGCTCCTCCAG GTCCCGCCGCCGCCCCGGAGCCCCCCTTCCCGGACATCTACGGCGGGGACGCTCAGCTCTGGGCGGCGCACTTCCGCGGCATCGGGCGCGCCTACCGCGCGCTGGGCAAGGAGGACGACTTCGCCATCCGTGTGCTCACCGAGGACTTCACGCTGCCCTTCCCGTTTGCCTGGCCTCCGGGGCCCGACCCGGCCCGCGGGCCGCTCTTCTACGACCCGCACGACCGCGCGGGCTTCGACTTCCTGCTGCGAGGCCCGGGCGCGCCGCCCCCCGCGCTGCTGCGGCCCCTGCACGCCACGGCCCAGGCTGCGGTGCGCAAGCGGCGCCTGGAGCGCCTGGCCCTGAGCTACGCCAGCGCGGGCGCGCCCGGGCCGGGCCTGATGCTGCTCCCGCCTGGGCCCGGCGCCGCCTTCCCGGGGCCCGCGGGGCCCGAGCCCGGCACCCCTGGCACCCCTGGCGGCGCCCCCAGGCTGGGCTAG